In Anaerolineales bacterium, the following proteins share a genomic window:
- a CDS encoding ParB/RepB/Spo0J family partition protein — translation MSNPLNHQARTDFQQARFKAFFNRVWATLSGQRANLLSYDEIKEKLRIGGPIYRGVQTVPLDQIAGSLNRYHEFDRVFLPLKDKLADRWQSVNRAFYQDVSLPPVVLYKVGQVYFVVDGHHRVSVARNQGQLFIEAEVRECSTRVNITPNIRPEDLEILEDKTLFLERTSLDRLKPEADIKLTITDGFERMLEHIAVHRYFMGLDLQRDISDEEAVMDWYDNVYMPVIQVIRETGILREFPEKTEGDLYLWTLDHQHYLAEEEGVPLQSPDEAARLFFGDEGEKKKTRKEKKKK, via the coding sequence ATGTCTAACCCGCTCAACCACCAAGCACGAACCGATTTTCAACAAGCGCGCTTCAAAGCGTTCTTCAACCGTGTCTGGGCGACTCTCTCCGGTCAACGCGCCAACTTGCTCTCGTACGACGAGATCAAGGAAAAACTACGCATCGGCGGACCCATCTATCGCGGCGTGCAAACCGTCCCTTTGGACCAGATCGCAGGAAGCCTCAACCGCTACCACGAGTTCGACCGGGTTTTCCTCCCGCTCAAAGACAAACTTGCCGACCGCTGGCAAAGCGTCAACCGCGCTTTTTATCAGGATGTGAGTCTGCCGCCCGTCGTTTTATACAAAGTGGGACAAGTCTATTTCGTGGTGGACGGACACCACCGCGTATCCGTCGCGCGCAATCAGGGACAACTCTTCATCGAAGCCGAAGTGCGCGAGTGTTCGACGCGCGTCAACATCACCCCCAACATCAGACCGGAAGACCTCGAAATCCTCGAAGACAAGACGCTGTTCCTCGAACGGACATCCCTCGATCGGCTAAAGCCCGAAGCCGATATCAAACTCACCATCACCGACGGCTTCGAGCGTATGCTCGAACACATCGCCGTGCATCGCTATTTCATGGGTCTCGATCTCCAACGCGATATTTCAGATGAAGAAGCCGTGATGGATTGGTACGACAACGTGTACATGCCGGTCATCCAAGTGATTCGCGAAACCGGCATCCTGCGCGAATTTCCCGAAAAGACCGAAGGCGATCTATACCTTTGGACGCTCGACCACCAGCACTACCTCGCCGAGGAGGAGGGCGTTCCGCTGCAATCTCCCGACGAAGCCGCCCGGCTCTTCTTCGGCGACGAAGGTGAGAAGAAAAAAACTCGAAAGGAGAAAAAGAAAAAATGA
- a CDS encoding metallophosphoesterase, which yields MLPRRSLRLRKLIVCPFRHSLTLPSHPFYGTIQTVKILAVSDEVVERLYNLCANGQFNDIETILGCGDLPYPYLENLVSLLNVPLFYVPGNHDPDYHTDDPLTHAEGGSNLDLKLTRHRKFLIGGFGGCIRYRPDGTNQYTQTEAYLRAFRLLPHLALNRLKYGRALDVLITHSPPFGIHDEESQAHRGLKAINWLLRVAKPRYHFHGHTHFQRRNLSPSETTLGVTRIVNVFPYKIIEVNH from the coding sequence ATGTTGCCTCGGCGATCTCTGCGGCTAAGAAAATTGATCGTCTGCCCTTTTCGCCATTCCCTCACCTTGCCCTCGCATCCGTTTTACGGCACAATACAGACCGTGAAGATCCTCGCCGTTAGTGATGAAGTCGTCGAACGCCTGTACAACCTTTGCGCGAACGGACAATTCAACGATATCGAAACCATCCTCGGTTGCGGCGACTTGCCCTACCCCTACCTTGAAAATCTGGTAAGCCTGTTGAACGTTCCCCTCTTTTACGTGCCCGGCAACCATGATCCAGATTACCACACCGACGATCCCCTCACCCACGCAGAAGGCGGCTCGAACCTCGACTTGAAATTGACGCGCCATAGAAAGTTTCTCATCGGGGGGTTCGGCGGCTGTATTCGCTACCGCCCCGACGGAACAAACCAGTACACGCAAACGGAAGCCTACCTGCGAGCCTTCCGCCTCTTGCCGCATCTTGCCTTGAACCGCCTGAAGTACGGGCGCGCGCTGGATGTGCTCATCACCCACTCGCCTCCTTTCGGAATCCACGATGAGGAATCGCAAGCGCATCGAGGCTTGAAAGCCATCAACTGGCTCTTACGCGTGGCAAAACCGCGTTATCATTTCCATGGGCACACTCACTTTCAACGCAGGAACCTCTCGCCCTCCGAAACCACGCTCGGCGTGACGCGTATCGTCAACGTATTTCCTTATAAAATTATCGAAGTTAATCATTAA
- a CDS encoding serine/threonine-protein kinase, with product MDDRGDKGSSSPRQLQAGITLANRYAIQEVIGVGGMGSVYRARDMHFPSVAKLVAVKEMINSAPDPLVRETIVQNFDREANLLATLNHPSIPRINDYFTLDSRSYLVMDFIHGKDMEAIINETNGFLPEDQVLGWAIELCDVLDYLHKHKPDPIIFRDIKPSNVMINQNGDVILVDFGIAKTFQTGVKGTMIGTEGYSPPEQYRGEATPSADIYAMGATIHHALTRRDPRIEPPFSFAERPLRRINSAVSAELEAVVNMALEYNPDDRFRTAAEMKQALMGVAKKTGALVRMKVPTSPITQAGAIKPLWSFKCEDEIRGTPAIFQGVLYVGSYDNNLYALSAADGKFQWKYPADGGIVSRPALYDGNIYFGSEDKRLHVVSGRSGKVVWTYYTEGPIRSSPRIAEGHVFIGSDDAYLHAINLNTGRLAWKFEAADAVRSTPYVFNELVYAGCESGDFYAVDYRGGLKWRFHAKRAITSSAVGTSNALFFTSVDSMLYALDPRNGWALWRFRLGKASISTPYVIDDLVIVGAADGFIYAVDARNSKEVWRYRTEHQVNGSPVVYKDSVYCGSVDGNMYSLEYRTGRLRWKFGAEAAITGSPLVFDDIVYFGSTDHKVYALLA from the coding sequence TTGGATGATCGAGGGGATAAAGGCTCATCCTCGCCGCGTCAACTTCAGGCGGGCATTACGCTCGCCAATCGCTACGCGATTCAAGAGGTGATCGGTGTAGGCGGCATGGGTTCGGTCTATCGCGCCCGTGATATGCACTTCCCAAGCGTTGCAAAACTGGTGGCGGTCAAAGAGATGATCAACTCCGCGCCCGACCCGCTCGTGCGCGAGACCATTGTGCAGAACTTCGACCGCGAAGCGAACCTACTGGCTACGCTGAATCATCCATCCATTCCACGCATCAACGATTACTTTACATTAGACAGTCGTTCGTATCTCGTCATGGATTTCATTCATGGCAAGGATATGGAAGCGATCATCAACGAGACGAACGGTTTCCTGCCCGAAGATCAAGTGTTGGGTTGGGCGATCGAGTTGTGCGACGTGCTGGACTATTTGCACAAACACAAACCCGACCCGATCATCTTCCGCGACATCAAGCCTTCGAATGTGATGATCAACCAGAATGGCGATGTGATCCTTGTGGATTTTGGCATCGCAAAGACGTTTCAGACCGGTGTGAAAGGGACCATGATCGGGACCGAAGGATATTCGCCGCCCGAACAGTATCGCGGCGAAGCCACCCCGTCGGCGGATATTTACGCTATGGGAGCAACTATCCATCACGCGTTGACGCGGCGTGACCCGCGCATCGAACCTCCCTTCTCGTTTGCCGAGCGTCCGCTTCGCCGGATCAATTCAGCGGTTTCTGCCGAGTTGGAAGCGGTTGTGAACATGGCGTTGGAATACAACCCGGATGACCGCTTCCGCACTGCTGCGGAGATGAAACAGGCGTTGATGGGTGTGGCGAAGAAAACCGGCGCGCTGGTGCGGATGAAAGTGCCGACTAGCCCGATCACCCAAGCCGGAGCTATCAAGCCTTTATGGTCGTTCAAATGCGAGGATGAAATTCGCGGCACGCCGGCGATCTTTCAGGGTGTGTTGTACGTTGGCTCGTACGACAATAACTTGTACGCGTTGAGCGCGGCGGATGGTAAATTCCAATGGAAATATCCGGCGGATGGCGGCATCGTTTCGCGTCCGGCGTTGTATGACGGTAACATTTATTTTGGTTCTGAGGATAAACGGCTTCATGTTGTGAGCGGACGTTCCGGCAAAGTTGTGTGGACCTATTACACGGAGGGTCCCATCCGTTCGTCGCCGCGTATCGCCGAAGGACATGTTTTTATCGGTTCGGATGACGCATATCTGCACGCGATCAATTTGAATACCGGCAGGCTGGCATGGAAATTCGAGGCGGCGGATGCGGTGCGCTCGACGCCTTATGTGTTCAACGAACTCGTTTATGCGGGATGCGAAAGCGGCGATTTTTACGCGGTGGATTATCGCGGCGGACTCAAGTGGAGATTTCACGCCAAGCGGGCGATCACTTCCTCTGCGGTTGGGACAAGCAACGCGTTATTTTTCACCTCGGTGGACAGTATGCTTTACGCCCTCGATCCGCGCAACGGGTGGGCGCTCTGGCGTTTCCGCTTGGGGAAGGCGTCCATCAGCACGCCATACGTCATTGACGATCTCGTGATCGTCGGCGCGGCGGATGGGTTCATCTATGCGGTGGATGCGAGAAATTCGAAAGAGGTGTGGCGCTATCGCACCGAGCATCAAGTGAACGGTTCGCCGGTGGTCTATAAAGATTCGGTGTATTGCGGCTCGGTGGATGGCAACATGTACAGCCTCGAATACCGGACCGGCAGACTGCGTTGGAAGTTTGGGGCAGAGGCGGCGATCACCGGCTCGCCGTTGGTGTTCGATGATATTGTTTACTTCGGGTCTACGGACCATAAAGTCTATGCGTTGCTCGCCTAA
- a CDS encoding dihydrodipicolinate synthase family protein encodes MTTQHPLAGVYAAAVTPLRQTDDHASELDLEAVPALMQFLASRGCHGAALFGTTGEGPSFSPAEREALMRAALAARDSLDGFRLIAGTGTPSLSETIELTKLAFDLGYDAVLVLPPYYFRKAGDDGLFNWFSEVIRKAVPADKFLIGYHIPPLIGIGFSIPLLARLKDAFPTQFAGIKDSSHDAELARALGEKFGDDLLVLNGTDSYMQLAMEHKAAGCITAPANLISPELREIWDLLNEGKDPAKAQQRVAEKRHILEKYPPFPPTLKALLHRMYGLPRWAVRPPLEAIPMEMEEKALQELDAL; translated from the coding sequence ATGACAACCCAACATCCCCTCGCCGGAGTCTATGCCGCCGCGGTGACGCCGCTGCGCCAGACGGACGACCACGCTTCAGAACTGGACCTTGAGGCTGTTCCGGCTTTGATGCAGTTTCTCGCCTCGCGCGGCTGCCACGGCGCGGCGCTCTTCGGCACCACCGGCGAAGGACCCTCGTTCTCGCCCGCCGAACGCGAAGCGTTGATGCGCGCCGCGCTTGCCGCGCGCGATTCGTTGGACGGTTTTCGCCTGATCGCCGGTACCGGCACGCCGAGCCTTTCGGAAACCATCGAGTTGACCAAGCTCGCATTCGACCTCGGCTACGACGCGGTTCTCGTCCTCCCGCCATATTACTTCCGCAAAGCCGGTGACGACGGCTTGTTCAACTGGTTCAGCGAGGTGATCCGCAAAGCCGTCCCGGCGGATAAGTTTCTGATCGGGTATCACATTCCCCCGTTGATCGGAATCGGGTTTTCCATCCCGCTATTGGCGCGGTTGAAAGATGCGTTTCCGACTCAATTTGCGGGCATCAAGGATTCGTCGCATGACGCCGAACTGGCGCGCGCGCTTGGCGAAAAATTCGGCGACGATCTTCTCGTTTTGAACGGCACGGATTCGTACATGCAACTCGCCATGGAACATAAAGCCGCTGGTTGCATCACTGCGCCGGCAAATTTAATTTCTCCCGAATTGCGAGAGATTTGGGATCTATTGAACGAGGGAAAAGACCCGGCGAAGGCGCAACAACGCGTCGCTGAAAAACGGCACATCCTCGAAAAATATCCGCCTTTTCCGCCGACGTTGAAGGCTTTGCTTCATCGCATGTATGGTTTGCCGCGTTGGGCTGTTCGACCGCCGTTAGAAGCGATTCCGATGGAAATGGAAGAAAAAGCGCTGCAAGAATTGGACGCGTTATAG
- a CDS encoding VWA domain-containing protein, which translates to MSSRQQDYYVLLGVSRDASPEDVKRAYIEAAQKLHPDKNTAAGETELFLGVQQAYETLSNPTRRAQYDATLPPEANTSLPYRHKIIQSRASLSRRGEPQMHYLILELEPPEDSQKTSSPPLNVALVIDRSTSMLGQKMDVVKATAIQVLRNLRPQDILSVIAFSDRAEVVIPAAYHQERSKLESRIYAIQPSGATEIFQGLEAGAKEVMRSIDAKRVNHIILLTDGHTYGDEQQCLTLASKLAEQGIGVSGMGIGGEWNDIFLDALSTRTGGSSAHISEPPDIKRILLEKFNALAQTFAEDATLEVRPADGVEISYAFRLQPDPSPIPAVDNKYRLGAILQDTSTRVIFEYIIQPKAVKSEILTFMDGTLKVSMGAQPFPVPPLRMRLSSHVSDTPSNDSPPLEMHKALSRLTLYRMQERARKEIEKGNFDTATRQLQMLANNLVAQGERSLAHTIAFEVDNLKKQRSLSDEGSKKMKYGTRSLFLASPKKELVQ; encoded by the coding sequence ATGTCGTCACGCCAGCAGGATTATTATGTTCTCCTCGGCGTTTCCAGAGACGCTTCTCCGGAAGATGTTAAGCGCGCCTATATCGAAGCCGCGCAAAAACTGCACCCGGATAAGAACACAGCCGCGGGGGAAACTGAATTATTCCTTGGCGTTCAACAAGCGTATGAGACGCTCTCAAACCCGACTCGACGCGCACAGTACGATGCGACTCTTCCTCCAGAAGCGAATACATCCCTTCCCTATCGGCACAAGATCATCCAAAGCCGCGCCAGCCTGAGCAGGCGGGGTGAACCGCAGATGCACTATCTAATTCTCGAACTTGAGCCGCCGGAGGATTCCCAAAAAACGTCGTCTCCGCCTCTCAACGTAGCGCTTGTCATTGATCGCTCCACATCCATGCTGGGACAAAAAATGGATGTGGTCAAAGCCACAGCCATTCAAGTGTTGCGTAATTTGCGCCCGCAAGATATTCTGAGCGTGATCGCCTTCAGCGACCGCGCCGAAGTGGTCATCCCTGCCGCCTATCATCAGGAACGATCGAAGTTGGAATCTCGCATCTATGCCATCCAACCCTCGGGCGCGACCGAGATCTTTCAAGGTTTGGAGGCTGGCGCAAAAGAAGTCATGCGCAGTATTGACGCCAAGCGCGTCAATCACATCATCTTGCTCACCGATGGACACACATATGGCGATGAACAACAATGTCTCACGCTTGCGTCCAAACTTGCCGAACAAGGGATCGGCGTGAGCGGCATGGGCATCGGCGGCGAATGGAACGACATTTTTCTCGACGCGCTTTCCACGCGTACCGGCGGAAGCAGCGCGCACATCTCCGAGCCGCCGGATATCAAACGTATTTTGCTCGAAAAATTCAATGCCCTCGCCCAAACGTTCGCCGAAGATGCGACTCTGGAAGTCCGCCCCGCCGACGGCGTCGAGATTAGCTACGCGTTTCGCCTCCAACCGGACCCGTCGCCGATTCCCGCCGTGGACAACAAATACCGCCTTGGGGCAATATTGCAAGACACTTCCACTCGTGTTATTTTTGAGTATATAATCCAGCCAAAAGCGGTAAAATCAGAGATACTAACCTTTATGGATGGTACACTAAAAGTCTCAATGGGCGCTCAGCCGTTCCCTGTTCCGCCGTTGCGGATGCGGCTCTCGAGTCACGTTTCAGACACGCCTTCCAATGATTCGCCTCCGCTGGAGATGCACAAGGCGCTTTCGCGTCTCACTCTCTATCGGATGCAGGAGCGGGCGCGTAAAGAAATTGAGAAAGGCAATTTTGATACCGCCACGCGGCAATTGCAAATGCTCGCGAACAATTTGGTCGCGCAAGGCGAGCGGAGTCTCGCGCATACTATCGCCTTCGAAGTGGATAACCTGAAAAAACAACGCTCCCTATCGGACGAGGGAAGCAAAAAGATGAAATATGGCACGCGCTCATTGTTCTTAGCGTCGCCGAAAAAGGAGTTGGTTCAATGA
- a CDS encoding protein phosphatase 2C domain-containing protein, with protein sequence MNKFFDRLFGKKEPPAAQTQDVANTAPLTEEQIQAIVSNQNPRFDMQQLIASCGQSVGKQRELNEDSILALTTTMAGNSGNLPFGLYIVADGMGGHQFGEVASNAAIRSVAGYLLKKFHPYLFQVKTDTMDESFQEIMLEAVREAQKTIQREAPGSGTTLTAALVIGQQVTVAHVGDSRAYFVFPDGRIEPITRDHSLVKRLEELGHITPEEAVNYPHRNVLYRALGQGELLDPDIFTVAFPQPGCLMICSDGLWGVVAEQDLVRAINEAPNLQRACQNLVSAANTAGGPDNISVILAQLIG encoded by the coding sequence GTGAATAAATTTTTCGATCGGCTGTTCGGTAAAAAAGAACCGCCTGCCGCCCAAACTCAGGATGTGGCGAATACCGCGCCTCTCACGGAAGAGCAGATCCAAGCGATCGTCAGCAATCAGAATCCGCGTTTCGACATGCAGCAATTGATCGCCAGTTGTGGACAATCGGTGGGCAAACAACGCGAACTGAACGAAGATAGTATTTTGGCGCTCACCACGACCATGGCGGGCAATTCAGGAAATCTCCCTTTTGGTCTATACATTGTTGCGGACGGTATGGGAGGGCATCAATTCGGCGAGGTCGCGAGCAATGCGGCGATCCGTTCTGTCGCCGGATATCTTTTGAAGAAGTTCCACCCTTATCTTTTTCAAGTCAAGACCGACACTATGGACGAATCCTTTCAAGAGATCATGCTGGAAGCGGTGCGGGAAGCGCAAAAAACGATCCAGCGTGAAGCGCCCGGCAGCGGCACGACGCTCACCGCCGCGCTTGTCATCGGGCAACAAGTCACTGTGGCGCATGTGGGCGACAGCCGCGCGTATTTTGTGTTTCCGGATGGCAGGATCGAACCGATTACGCGCGATCACTCATTGGTCAAACGTCTTGAAGAATTGGGACACATCACGCCGGAAGAGGCGGTCAATTATCCGCATCGCAATGTCCTTTATCGCGCGCTGGGGCAGGGCGAACTGCTCGACCCGGATATTTTTACGGTTGCCTTCCCCCAACCGGGGTGTTTGATGATCTGCAGTGACGGCTTGTGGGGCGTTGTCGCGGAGCAGGACCTCGTCCGTGCGATCAACGAAGCGCCGAACCTGCAAAGAGCGTGTCAGAATCTGGTATCTGCGGCAAACACAGCCGGAGGTCCCGATAATATTAGTGTCATACTAGCCCAGTTGATTGGGTAA